TGCCATCGGCGCACCGCCAACTTTACAGCCTTATCACCCAGATGGCTCAATTTTCCCATTTGGAGAACAAGCCGCAGGACAATATCGTGAGGTGACAAATCCGTTGAATTTTGGTTCCATGCTGAACCGGACAGCAATCAATCGTACGTTGGTCAATCTTTATGGTGAAGTTTCTTTGTTCAAAGGATTATCCTACCGCGCATCTTTTAACGCTGATTTGCAAAGCAGCTTACAGGATCGATATTCTCCAAGATCCATCGTCGCAAAAAACGATTTAAATGATAATTCGGGTTCCGGATACAAAAGAAATGCAAATTCAAAATCGCTTTTGCATGAAAGTATTCTTACCTACGCCACGCAGCTTGCACCTAATCATTCCTTAAAAGCAACCGCACTTTTTGCAACGCAGATCGAATTATTTAATCAGAATTAAATAAGTGCGACCGGTTTCCCAAATGATGCCACAAGTAATGAAGCACTTCAACTTGCGTTAACCCGTACCGTTACCAGTACCCGTAACAGTTCGCGTCTTGATTCTTATATGGGCAGGGTTAATTACGGTTTTAAAGACAGACTTTTCGTAGATCTTACAGCGCGTGTCGACGGATCAAGCAAGTTTGGCGCTAATCATAAATATGGAGTTTTCCCGGCAGTATCCGCCGCTTACCGTTTGATTGAAGAACCGTTTATTAAAAATGTTTCCTGGCTTTCTGATCTGAAAATTCGTGGAAGTTATGGGATTACAGGAAATGCGGGTGGCCTCGTTCCCTATCAATCTTTGGCAACGGTTTCTGCCCAAGGTGCTGATTACAATTTTAACCACACTTATATAACCGGAATAAATCCATCCGGTATCTCAAATCCGGATTTAAGATGGGAAAAATCAAAACAGGCCAACGTTGGTATTGATGTAAGTTTATTGAATAACAGATTGAGTTTAATCGCTGATGTTTATAAAAAACGGACGGATGATTTATTGTATGTCAAAGCGTTACCGCTGAGTTCTGGCTACGCGAACATCACCGGAAATTTTGCTTCCCTTCAGAATAAAGGTCTGGAACTTGCGGCCAATGCCAGAATTCTTGATGGTGCTTTCACCTGGAACGTTTCAGGAAATATCACATTCAACCGTAACAAAGTTTTAGGACTGGACGGCGGACTTACCCAGGAAAGATTCATTACGGCTTATACGGTTTTGAAAGTTGGCCAACCGCTTGGTTTGATTAAAACCTATGTTTTTGACGGAATCAATCAAACCGGAGATGCGATCCTGCCCGGGTACGACGGACGACTTGGCGGACATAAAGTAAAAGATGTAAATGGCGATGGAAAAATTTCAGCTGACGATCAAGTCGTTACAGGCAATCCAAATCCTAAATTTATTTATGGTTTTTCAACCAATGCATCTTACAAACATTTTGACCTGAGCATATTCATTTCAGGTTCTCAGGGAAATGATATTTATAACGCCAGCCGACTTTCTTTTGAAAATCCAGGTGGAGGCAGAAATATGCTGGCAGGTTTGGCAGATCGTTGGACACCTACAAATCCTAACAACGAATATGCGAGCGCCTACGTCAGCGGACGTTTACCGGTGACCAATCATTTCGTTGAAAACGGATCTTACGTGCGGCTTAAAAACATTTCGCTGGGTTACACATTGCCGAAAATTAAGGGGATTCAACAGATCAGGATTTATGCCAGTGTCAACAATTTGCTGACGATTACGAAATACAGCGGCTTTGATCCCGAAGTGAATACCTATGCAGGTTCCAACACTGTCATTGGGGTAGACAACCTTGTCTATCCACAGGCAAAATCAATTCTGGGTGGTCTGCAAATCACGTTCTAAGCCATTATTTCCCTATTTAAAACTGAATTCGATATGAAACCTATGTTTCCATCATATATAAAATTATCCTCGGCCGGACTTGTCATAAGCATGTTTTTGTTCAATGCCTGCCAGCTCGACGAGACGATTTATTCCTCCATTTATACCGAAGATTTTTACAAAACTGCCGCAGATGCTGAAAAAGGTCTGGTTGCAGCGTACGATCCTTTGGCTGATATGTATTCCGGTCCGGCCGCAACGCTGGTACCAGATTTCAGCGACGACCAGACTTATCCACGTGGTGTTGTGGGTAGAAATACGTTGACACTTTTTACGTACGATGTCAATTACACAACCCAGAAAACAAATTCCCGGACAAATGAATCTCCGCAGCAAATCTGGTCCTCGGGTTATGATGGTATTGAAAAAGCAAACTGGATCATTGCAAAAGTTCCGGAAGCAACCATGGATGCAACCCGCCAGAAACAGATCATTGGTGAAGCCTATTTTTTGCGCGCGTTTTACCAATGGACTTTGACAAAAAACTTTGGTGACGTACCCATAAAAACAACGCCAAGTTACTCGCAGGAAGAAGCGATTGTGGGCAAAAGTCCAAAAGCGGATGTGTACAAACAAATTTACGCAGATCTTGACCAGGCGCTGACAGCCGGCCTTCCATCCTACCCGAATGTTGATAAAGGACGCCCTTCCAATGAAGTCGTAAACGCACTTTATGCAAAAGCTGCTTTGTATAATGAAGACTGGGCAAAGGCATTGGAAAAAGCAAAAGCAGTGATCAATTCCGGAAAATATTCCCTGATGCCGGATGTGCGTGATACTTATCGTTACGACAAAGAAGATGCTGCCCGCGCAGAAAATATGTGGGCATTTGAAGTGGATCCGCTAACACAAACA
The nucleotide sequence above comes from Dyadobacter subterraneus. Encoded proteins:
- a CDS encoding RagB/SusD family nutrient uptake outer membrane protein, yielding MFLFNACQLDETIYSSIYTEDFYKTAADAEKGLVAAYDPLADMYSGPAATLVPDFSDDQTYPRGVVGRNTLTLFTYDVNYTTQKTNSRTNESPQQIWSSGYDGIEKANWIIAKVPEATMDATRQKQIIGEAYFLRAFYQWTLTKNFGDVPIKTTPSYSQEEAIVGKSPKADVYKQIYADLDQALTAGLPSYPNVDKGRPSNEVVNALYAKAALYNEDWAKALEKAKAVINSGKYSLMPDVRDTYRYDKEDAARAENMWAFEVDPLTQTRSHQLTSLMGPTGSAAPEYAKTSYGSMFAYQSFFNSFNPIDKRRLLLDTTYIDKTGKTIAQKNITPITTDAVLIKKYQDPVSTVGMIPNIPILRLADMYLIAAEAEARLNGATGVAYDFINVIRKRAGLPDLATGLGKDAFIDAVIQERAWEFFAEGDRWYDLTRTGKFLTAIPKAVNSVYPVRTPTAKNKYFPIPQDEIYANPKLVQNPDWQ